Proteins encoded in a region of the Brevundimonas vesicularis genome:
- a CDS encoding response regulator transcription factor, which produces MSPHSVFIIDDDPAMRDALVLMLRGAGYRARSFVSADDFLTNLPEDRSACVITDVRMPGLQGSELVGRLKSLRGDTWPVIVITGHGEVTLAVQLMKAGVVDFVEKPFDPQRMLDAVSSCLASLTSLEAERIAREDAKARLDTLTPRERQVFDALIDGCSNKEIAQRLEISPRTVEIFRAKVMTKMQAANLSTLVRIGMRAGDA; this is translated from the coding sequence ATGAGCCCGCACTCCGTTTTCATCATCGACGACGACCCTGCCATGCGCGACGCCTTGGTGCTGATGCTGCGCGGGGCCGGGTATCGGGCGCGCAGTTTCGTCAGCGCCGACGACTTCCTGACCAATCTGCCCGAAGACCGCAGCGCCTGCGTCATCACCGATGTGCGGATGCCGGGGCTTCAGGGTTCTGAGCTGGTCGGGCGTCTCAAAAGCCTGCGCGGCGACACCTGGCCGGTGATCGTCATCACGGGTCATGGGGAGGTGACGCTGGCGGTTCAGTTGATGAAGGCAGGCGTCGTGGATTTCGTCGAAAAGCCTTTCGATCCGCAGCGAATGCTGGACGCGGTTTCCAGCTGTCTGGCCTCCCTGACCAGTCTGGAGGCCGAGCGGATCGCGCGCGAGGACGCCAAGGCCCGACTGGACACCCTGACCCCGCGCGAGCGTCAGGTATTCGACGCCCTGATCGACGGCTGCTCCAACAAGGAGATCGCGCAAAGGCTGGAGATCAGCCCGCGTACGGTGGAAATCTTTCGCGCCAAGGTGATGACGAAAATGCAGGCCGCGAACCTGTCCACCCTGGTCCGGATCGGAATGCGCGCCGGCGACGCTTGA
- a CDS encoding YceI family protein, producing the protein MRTPFMKYAVVGAAALSLVAGGAVVAQAALTKNPAEVTAGTYDLESSHGKITWSVNHFGLSTYTGQFVNVKAVLKLDPANPSASTLTATIPLTDVAPNDDRLKAHLQTADFFDTAQYPTATFVSRSVTVDADDANEATVVGDLTLKGVTKPVTIEVEFNGAGTVMGAYKAGFDGEATIKRSDFGINYALPAVSDEVKLHIEGEFVIQK; encoded by the coding sequence ATGCGCACCCCCTTCATGAAATACGCCGTCGTCGGCGCGGCCGCCCTAAGCCTGGTCGCAGGCGGCGCGGTCGTGGCTCAGGCCGCCCTGACCAAGAACCCTGCCGAAGTCACCGCCGGGACCTACGATCTGGAATCCAGCCACGGCAAGATCACCTGGTCGGTCAATCACTTCGGCCTGTCGACCTATACGGGCCAGTTCGTGAACGTGAAGGCGGTGCTGAAGCTGGACCCGGCCAACCCGTCGGCCTCGACCCTGACCGCGACGATCCCGCTGACCGACGTGGCACCCAATGACGATCGGCTGAAGGCCCACCTGCAGACGGCCGACTTCTTCGACACCGCCCAATACCCGACCGCAACCTTCGTCTCGCGCTCGGTCACGGTCGACGCCGATGACGCCAACGAGGCGACCGTGGTCGGCGATCTGACCCTGAAGGGCGTGACCAAGCCCGTCACCATCGAGGTCGAGTTCAACGGCGCCGGAACCGTCATGGGCGCCTACAAGGCCGGCTTCGACGGCGAAGCGACCATCAAACGCTCGGACTTCGGCATCAACTACGCCCTGCCGGCCGTTTCCGACGAGGTGAAGCTGCACATCGAAGGCGAGTTCGTCATTCAGAAGTAG
- a CDS encoding TorF family putative porin, which yields MFRSSAFFVVAAVGLAAPITSQAQSFGLDVGVASQYVGKGLGKSNQDVAPFAKAEAGFGEGYASVFVSDAAGSQGYDLEIVSMVGWRPKAGGFTFDLGIMNRDLPGSRAGVDKNYWEYQADASRKLGPVATRLRVNYSPDGFAATKEAWWLELQGTVAVAAKTKISAAVANRMADGGVDYNAWNVGAKQKLTDALAVDLRWYDTDRHSAGEPYEGRLVAAATYSF from the coding sequence ATGTTTCGTTCGTCAGCCTTCTTTGTTGTCGCGGCAGTAGGCCTCGCAGCGCCGATCACCTCCCAGGCCCAATCGTTCGGCCTCGATGTCGGTGTCGCCAGCCAGTATGTCGGCAAAGGGTTGGGCAAGAGCAATCAGGACGTTGCGCCTTTCGCCAAGGCCGAAGCCGGCTTCGGCGAAGGCTACGCCAGCGTCTTCGTCTCTGACGCCGCCGGATCTCAAGGCTACGACCTGGAAATCGTCAGCATGGTCGGTTGGCGCCCCAAGGCGGGCGGCTTCACCTTCGATCTGGGGATCATGAACCGCGACCTGCCAGGGTCGCGCGCCGGCGTCGACAAAAACTACTGGGAATATCAGGCAGACGCTTCACGCAAGCTGGGCCCCGTGGCGACGCGCCTGCGCGTCAACTATTCGCCCGACGGCTTTGCGGCGACGAAAGAGGCCTGGTGGCTGGAGCTGCAAGGCACGGTCGCCGTCGCCGCCAAGACAAAGATTTCGGCTGCCGTCGCCAACCGCATGGCGGACGGCGGCGTCGATTACAACGCCTGGAATGTCGGCGCCAAACAGAAGCTGACCGACGCCTTGGCCGTCGATCTGCGCTGGTACGACACCGACCGCCACAGCGCAGGCGAACCCTATGAGGGTCGCCTCGTCGCCGCCGCCACCTATTCGTTCTGA
- the rpmB gene encoding 50S ribosomal protein L28: protein MSRRCELTGIGPMVGHNVSHSNIKTKRRFLPSLKTVKVTSEALGQTFSLRISNAALRTLDYKGGLDVFIVKARDEQLSIAAQRIKRQIRAKLAEQAAA, encoded by the coding sequence ATGTCGCGTCGTTGCGAACTCACCGGTATCGGCCCCATGGTCGGCCACAACGTGAGCCACTCGAACATCAAGACCAAGCGCCGCTTCCTGCCGTCGCTGAAGACGGTCAAGGTCACGTCGGAAGCCCTGGGCCAGACGTTCAGCCTGCGCATCTCGAACGCCGCGCTGCGCACCCTGGACTACAAGGGCGGCCTGGACGTCTTCATCGTCAAGGCCCGCGACGAGCAGCTGTCGATCGCCGCTCAGCGCATCAAGCGCCAGATTCGCGCCAAGCTGGCCGAACAAGCCGCCGCCTGA
- a CDS encoding transglutaminase-like domain-containing protein translates to MKLRVRAELVYRFDPPTDAIYKIQVAHWPGQDILEETLTFDPPVDFHEDEDIDFGARTLRCHVEGEVELTYEAVVENGVLKGLPPSVSQHDWGELPAEVLPYLQPSRYCPSDQFGRFVTREFGDTAGGARVLAILDWISENVDYEHGVSDTETTAARTFIDRAGVCRDFTHLGMTLCRASGIPARAVSAFAHQLSPPDFHAIFEVWLDNGWWLVDPTGLAPVEGLVRIACGRDAADIAFLTTQERCQMVRQSVTVAEA, encoded by the coding sequence ATGAAACTGCGCGTCCGCGCCGAACTCGTCTATCGTTTCGATCCGCCGACGGACGCCATCTACAAGATCCAGGTCGCGCACTGGCCGGGTCAGGACATCCTCGAAGAGACCCTGACCTTCGACCCGCCGGTCGATTTCCACGAGGACGAGGACATCGATTTCGGCGCCCGCACCCTGCGTTGTCACGTCGAGGGCGAGGTCGAGCTGACCTATGAGGCGGTGGTCGAGAACGGCGTGCTGAAAGGCCTGCCGCCCAGCGTGTCCCAGCATGACTGGGGCGAGCTGCCCGCCGAGGTCCTGCCCTATCTCCAGCCCAGCCGCTATTGCCCGTCGGACCAGTTCGGCCGCTTCGTGACGCGCGAGTTCGGCGATACGGCGGGCGGGGCGCGCGTGCTGGCGATCCTGGATTGGATCAGCGAGAACGTCGACTACGAGCACGGCGTGTCGGACACCGAAACCACGGCGGCGCGCACCTTCATCGACCGGGCCGGCGTTTGCCGCGACTTCACCCATCTGGGCATGACGCTATGCCGGGCGTCGGGCATTCCGGCGCGGGCGGTCAGCGCCTTTGCTCACCAACTCAGCCCGCCCGACTTTCACGCCATCTTCGAGGTCTGGCTGGACAACGGCTGGTGGCTGGTCGACCCGACCGGCCTGGCGCCGGTCGAAGGCCTGGTGCGGATCGCCTGCGGGCGGGACGCGGCGGACATCGCCTTCCTGACGACGCAGGAGCGCTGTCAGATGGTGCGCCAGTCGGTGACTGTGGCCGAGGCCTGA
- a CDS encoding CarD family transcriptional regulator, whose amino-acid sequence MTSKTGLEFKVGDAVVYPAHGVGKVAAIETQEVAGMSLEVYVVTFDHEKMTLRVPTKKAVTAGLRSLAADDVVTKALTTLKGRARIKRTMWSRRAQEYEAKINSGDLISIAEVVRDLHRADTQPEQSYSERQLYESALDRMAREVAAANKIDKDAAVELLAKSLSAKKPIPTAEAA is encoded by the coding sequence ATGACGAGCAAGACTGGTCTGGAGTTCAAGGTTGGCGACGCGGTCGTCTATCCGGCGCACGGCGTCGGCAAGGTGGCGGCGATCGAGACCCAGGAAGTCGCGGGCATGTCGCTGGAGGTCTATGTCGTGACCTTCGACCACGAGAAGATGACCCTGCGCGTCCCGACCAAGAAGGCCGTCACCGCCGGTCTGCGTTCGCTGGCCGCCGACGACGTCGTGACCAAGGCCCTGACTACCCTAAAGGGCCGCGCGCGCATCAAGCGCACCATGTGGTCGCGTCGCGCCCAGGAATACGAGGCCAAGATCAACTCGGGCGACCTGATCTCCATCGCCGAAGTGGTTCGCGATCTGCACCGCGCCGACACCCAGCCGGAACAGTCCTATTCGGAGCGCCAGCTCTATGAATCGGCCCTGGACCGCATGGCGCGCGAAGTCGCCGCCGCCAACAAGATCGACAAGGACGCCGCCGTCGAGCTGCTCGCCAAGTCTCTTAGCGCCAAAAAGCCGATCCCGACCGCCGAAGCCGCCTAA
- a CDS encoding DUF3617 domain-containing protein, giving the protein MSRPSLIDRLPKRALAVVAPVMAGGFMLASPAIAPAQTAAQSEVLPGYWEYTTSAVGQRDTEQKCVRPSEINRFFGGLSTNKWRCTYPTRVVGNGNARFEGTCQDRKGRRIAVRLNGTYTETSFSFRGGAQIVRGTPYIPASITARRISAQCPANAEYF; this is encoded by the coding sequence ATGTCCCGTCCGTCCTTGATCGATCGCCTGCCCAAGCGCGCGCTCGCCGTCGTGGCCCCGGTGATGGCCGGCGGCTTCATGCTGGCCTCGCCCGCCATCGCCCCGGCCCAGACTGCGGCTCAGTCCGAAGTCCTGCCCGGCTATTGGGAATACACCACCAGCGCGGTGGGCCAGCGCGACACCGAGCAGAAGTGCGTGCGGCCCAGCGAGATAAACCGATTCTTTGGCGGCCTATCGACCAACAAATGGCGTTGCACCTATCCGACCCGCGTGGTCGGCAACGGCAACGCCCGCTTTGAGGGGACCTGCCAGGACCGCAAGGGCCGTCGCATCGCTGTCCGCCTGAACGGGACGTACACCGAAACCAGCTTCAGCTTCCGTGGCGGCGCCCAGATCGTGCGCGGCACCCCCTATATCCCCGCCAGCATCACCGCGCGCCGCATCAGCGCCCAGTGCCCGGCCAACGCCGAGTACTTCTGA
- a CDS encoding M1 family metallopeptidase, translating into MRIKILLLAAASALTLAACATVAQPAPTPRESTAFTLATDQPLTPEQQAMQFDKADLSIKVLPDDKAIDAVAVLDFTAKAPLTALVVELDTLLTISSVQIDGVEVAVDRWSNPEGRLTVQLPHMLATGRSVALRVAYAGQPRVAPRAPWDGGFVWSTAPSGEPWIATAVQGEGCDIFWPCIDSPHGEPGRVDLHITVPSALSAPSNGRFLGKVDHGDGWTTWNWSAKSPNTYAIALNVGPYEEVSGEYASRFGNTIPMRYWHLKSDTPEQVQGLFAQFPKMLDFFEATVGPFPFGDEKMGVVETPHLGMEHQTINAYGNGYKIDGRGYDWLLQHEFAHEWFGNQLTNQNADDMWLHEGLGSYMQPLYARWLLGDRYMQRELANQREGLINTYPVVSGAPKTEDEVYKGDVGPGLDIYNKGSLISHSLRMLIGDAAFHQAVTRLVYGRSDPQPGNFAPLYRSTGDFLAIINDVTGRDYGWFFRGYLYNAALPVLSQTRDGDVLKLEWATGDGGVFPMPLEVEIDGRVQTVAMAGGRGQIAVPAGAHVLIDPQNKVLRQMDVIDALQAYKAAQKAAH; encoded by the coding sequence ATGCGCATCAAGATTTTGCTTTTGGCCGCAGCCAGCGCCCTGACGCTGGCGGCTTGCGCCACCGTCGCCCAGCCGGCGCCGACGCCACGTGAATCGACCGCCTTCACCCTGGCCACCGATCAGCCGCTGACGCCGGAACAGCAGGCGATGCAGTTCGACAAGGCCGATTTGTCGATCAAGGTCCTGCCCGACGACAAGGCCATCGATGCGGTCGCCGTGCTGGACTTCACCGCCAAGGCGCCCCTGACCGCTCTGGTCGTCGAACTGGACACCCTGCTGACCATCTCCTCGGTCCAGATCGACGGGGTCGAGGTCGCCGTCGATCGCTGGTCCAACCCCGAAGGCCGGCTGACGGTGCAGCTGCCCCACATGTTGGCCACGGGCCGGTCGGTAGCCCTGCGCGTCGCCTACGCCGGTCAGCCGCGCGTGGCGCCCCGTGCGCCTTGGGACGGCGGCTTCGTCTGGTCCACCGCGCCGTCAGGCGAGCCATGGATCGCCACGGCGGTTCAGGGCGAGGGCTGCGACATTTTCTGGCCCTGCATCGACAGCCCGCACGGAGAACCGGGCCGGGTCGATCTGCACATCACCGTCCCGTCGGCCCTATCGGCGCCGTCCAATGGCCGCTTCCTGGGCAAGGTCGATCATGGCGACGGCTGGACCACCTGGAACTGGTCGGCGAAATCGCCCAACACCTACGCCATCGCGCTGAACGTCGGGCCCTACGAAGAGGTGTCGGGCGAATACGCCAGCCGGTTCGGCAACACGATCCCGATGCGCTACTGGCATCTGAAATCGGACACGCCCGAACAGGTTCAGGGCCTGTTCGCCCAGTTCCCCAAGATGCTGGACTTCTTCGAAGCCACCGTCGGCCCCTTCCCCTTCGGCGATGAGAAGATGGGCGTGGTCGAGACCCCGCACCTGGGCATGGAGCACCAGACGATCAACGCCTACGGCAACGGCTACAAGATCGACGGGAGGGGCTATGACTGGTTGTTGCAGCACGAGTTCGCCCACGAATGGTTCGGCAATCAGCTGACCAATCAGAACGCCGACGACATGTGGCTGCATGAAGGGCTGGGGTCGTACATGCAGCCGCTCTATGCCCGCTGGCTGCTGGGCGATCGCTATATGCAGCGCGAACTGGCCAACCAGCGCGAGGGTTTGATCAACACATATCCCGTCGTTTCAGGCGCGCCCAAGACCGAAGACGAGGTCTACAAGGGCGACGTCGGGCCGGGGCTCGACATCTACAACAAGGGCTCGCTGATCAGCCATTCGCTGCGGATGTTGATCGGCGACGCCGCCTTCCATCAGGCGGTCACCCGCCTAGTCTATGGCCGATCCGACCCGCAGCCGGGAAATTTCGCGCCGTTGTACCGGTCCACCGGCGACTTCCTGGCGATCATCAATGACGTCACGGGCCGGGACTATGGCTGGTTCTTCCGCGGCTACCTCTACAACGCCGCCCTGCCGGTGCTGAGCCAGACCCGCGACGGCGATGTGCTGAAGCTGGAGTGGGCGACGGGCGACGGCGGCGTCTTCCCCATGCCGCTGGAGGTCGAGATCGACGGGCGCGTTCAGACCGTGGCCATGGCGGGCGGACGCGGCCAGATCGCGGTTCCGGCCGGCGCCCATGTCCTGATCGATCCGCAGAACAAGGTGCTGCGCCAGATGGACGTGATAGACGCGCTTCAAGCCTACAAGGCAGCGCAGAAGGCGGCCCATTGA
- a CDS encoding two-component system sensor histidine kinase NtrB, which yields MIACLAVLVATLVRSALEPFGNFYYLPLVPAVIVTALLAQRGAVVLAILLAIGANLWLVHRESVLDAATNAALFAVIAWVIAEVCRRLIDSLEQARALTRDLALREMLLDTIVATTPIVTLDREGRTRRVTPAAADLLRVDREAAMAQPFGSLLPGFDDAALAKARQGGEVLGPSSAPWTSGSIDAPGPPLTLHANVLPDDIAPEHIVLTLGDQSQAETIRKGERDLNDKLSSVWRLNSMGEMAATLAHELNQPLTAATVYLHAGQAELTRLGTVAEGPARTIDLAKTQLLRAGDIIRRMREQVATGSRSFTEERASLIVLDLAPVFALTGQDTDTTIALDVEEDDDQVLADRIQIQQALANLVRNAVDAVIGREGARVTVTGRTLGANGYEIAVCDNGDGIPEDRIDRIFHPMATTKAGGMGLGLSVTRSIVESHGATLVVSRNSQGGATFSFRLPRPTESEI from the coding sequence TTGATCGCGTGTCTGGCTGTTCTTGTGGCGACGCTGGTTCGCAGCGCGCTCGAACCGTTTGGAAATTTCTATTATCTGCCGCTGGTCCCGGCGGTGATTGTTACGGCTCTGCTGGCGCAAAGGGGCGCGGTCGTGCTGGCGATCCTGTTGGCCATCGGGGCCAACCTGTGGCTGGTGCATCGCGAAAGCGTGCTGGATGCGGCGACCAACGCCGCGCTTTTCGCCGTCATCGCCTGGGTCATCGCCGAGGTCTGTCGTCGGCTGATCGACTCGTTGGAACAGGCCCGTGCCCTGACGCGCGATCTGGCGCTGCGCGAGATGCTGCTCGACACTATCGTGGCCACGACGCCGATCGTGACCCTGGACCGTGAAGGACGCACGCGCCGCGTGACCCCGGCCGCCGCCGATCTTCTGCGTGTGGATCGAGAGGCGGCGATGGCGCAGCCTTTCGGATCGCTGCTGCCCGGCTTCGACGACGCCGCCTTGGCGAAGGCTCGCCAGGGCGGCGAGGTTCTGGGCCCGTCCTCCGCCCCCTGGACGAGCGGGAGTATAGATGCGCCCGGGCCGCCGCTGACGCTTCACGCCAACGTCCTGCCCGACGACATCGCCCCCGAACACATCGTCCTGACGCTGGGCGATCAAAGTCAGGCCGAGACGATCCGTAAGGGCGAGCGCGACCTGAACGACAAGCTCAGCAGCGTCTGGCGTTTGAACTCGATGGGCGAAATGGCCGCGACCCTGGCCCACGAACTGAACCAGCCGCTGACCGCCGCCACCGTTTATCTGCATGCCGGCCAGGCCGAACTGACCCGGCTGGGAACGGTCGCGGAAGGGCCGGCCAGGACCATCGACTTGGCCAAGACCCAGTTGCTGCGCGCCGGCGACATCATTCGGCGCATGCGCGAACAGGTCGCCACAGGTTCGCGGTCCTTCACCGAAGAGCGCGCCTCGCTGATCGTCCTGGACCTGGCGCCGGTCTTCGCCCTGACGGGACAGGACACCGACACGACGATCGCTCTGGATGTGGAAGAAGACGACGATCAGGTTCTGGCCGACCGCATTCAAATTCAGCAGGCGCTGGCCAATCTGGTGCGCAACGCCGTGGACGCCGTCATCGGACGCGAGGGCGCGCGCGTGACGGTGACCGGCCGGACGCTGGGCGCGAACGGCTATGAGATCGCGGTGTGCGACAATGGCGACGGCATCCCCGAAGACAGAATCGACAGGATCTTTCATCCGATGGCGACGACTAAGGCCGGCGGCATGGGTCTGGGGCTGTCGGTCACGCGTTCAATCGTCGAAAGCCACGGCGCGACCCTGGTCGTCAGCCGGAATTCTCAGGGTGGAGCGACCTTTTCGTTTCGTTTGCCGCGTCCCACGGAGTCCGAAATCTGA
- the fdxA gene encoding ferredoxin FdxA translates to MTYIVTDACVKCKFMDCVEVCPVDCFYEGENFLVIAPDECIDCGVCEPECPVDAIVPDTEDEPDGKWLQVNAEYAKVWPNITVKGTPPADREQYERETGKYEKYFSPKPGKGS, encoded by the coding sequence ATGACCTACATCGTCACCGACGCCTGCGTGAAATGTAAGTTCATGGACTGCGTCGAGGTGTGTCCGGTGGACTGCTTCTACGAGGGTGAGAACTTCCTGGTGATCGCGCCGGACGAATGCATCGACTGCGGCGTGTGCGAACCGGAATGCCCGGTCGACGCCATCGTGCCGGACACCGAGGACGAGCCGGACGGCAAATGGCTTCAGGTCAATGCCGAATACGCCAAGGTCTGGCCCAACATCACCGTCAAGGGCACGCCCCCCGCCGACCGCGAGCAGTACGAGCGCGAAACCGGCAAATACGAGAAATACTTCAGCCCCAAGCCGGGCAAGGGTTCCTGA
- a CDS encoding helicase-related protein — protein MSDRSAGLAPSRVTAVLGPTNTGKTHLAVERMLGHASGMIGLPLRLLAREIYERIVKQRGAAAVALITGEEKIVPPRPHYFVCTVEAMPLERSVEFLAIDEIQLVADPERGHVFTQRLLHARGRFETMFLGAGAMEPLIRRLVPNVEIVTRDRLSTLSYAGSKKLTRLPRRSAIVAFSTDRVYAIAELIRRQRGGAAVVMGSLSPRTRNAQVALYQSGEVDFLVATDAIGMGLNMDVDHVAFAGLRKFDGRRTRWLYAHEIGQIAGRAGRHLRDGTFGVTAEAEDLDPDLVEQVVEHRFDPIEAAEWRNARLDFDTLPDLLRSLTVTPPRSGLSLTAEALDETLLRRLIKDEEIARVGRSRGAVMRLWEACQLPDFQKTTLDEHARLAKDVFHALTGKRGRLTDEWMAPRFAFVDRDDGQIDQLSARLSAVRTLSYIANRPDWVHDAQGWRDKTRALEDRLSDVLHERLTARFVDRRTTALMRALNVREDTFAGVAEDGEVTVEGQVVGQLEGVRFQMEKGSSALEARTLRQAAVRAVTPEINRRLGRLAAETDDGFSVTPDGAVLWRGVLTAQINATPQGVDPFTPSVRLFGDLGPTPARERAQRRIEAWLAAEAGRALRDLRRLRQAVEAGALKGLPRGIAFRLIEAGGVIDRREVERDLAALSQVERRTLRSFAIRIGVHSVWLPGLQKPRARHFAQTFVAAPLIPATPDLIPAPVEPPSARLLSAHGLRLAGRWLAPVETLEKMAELRADNHGRLSDEALTDLGWRADQAKQIIAALKVERARLPDKPGAAPKIVKDSPFAALAALTEAPPARPKRRRPRRTVKA, from the coding sequence ATGAGCGACCGGTCCGCAGGCCTCGCCCCATCCCGCGTAACTGCGGTCCTGGGGCCCACCAACACTGGCAAGACCCATCTGGCGGTCGAGCGGATGCTGGGTCACGCCTCGGGCATGATCGGCCTGCCGCTGCGGCTGCTGGCGCGCGAGATTTACGAGCGGATCGTCAAACAGCGCGGCGCGGCGGCTGTCGCCCTGATCACGGGCGAGGAAAAGATCGTCCCGCCGCGCCCGCACTATTTCGTCTGCACCGTCGAGGCCATGCCGCTGGAGCGATCGGTCGAGTTCCTGGCCATCGACGAAATCCAGTTGGTCGCCGATCCCGAGCGCGGGCACGTCTTCACCCAGCGGCTGCTGCACGCGCGCGGCCGGTTCGAGACCATGTTCCTGGGTGCCGGCGCCATGGAGCCGCTGATCCGCCGCCTGGTCCCGAACGTTGAGATCGTGACGCGCGACCGACTGTCCACCCTGTCCTACGCGGGCTCCAAGAAGCTGACCCGCCTGCCGCGCCGCAGCGCCATCGTCGCCTTCTCGACCGATCGGGTCTACGCCATCGCCGAACTGATCCGGCGTCAGAGGGGCGGAGCGGCGGTGGTGATGGGCAGTCTGTCTCCCCGCACCCGCAACGCGCAGGTGGCCCTGTATCAGTCGGGCGAGGTCGATTTCCTGGTCGCCACCGACGCCATCGGCATGGGGCTGAACATGGATGTGGACCATGTCGCCTTCGCGGGGCTGAGAAAGTTCGACGGGCGGCGCACCCGCTGGCTTTACGCCCATGAGATCGGCCAGATCGCCGGGCGGGCGGGCCGGCATCTGCGCGACGGCACCTTCGGCGTCACGGCCGAGGCCGAGGATCTGGACCCCGATCTGGTCGAACAGGTGGTCGAGCATCGGTTCGATCCGATCGAGGCGGCGGAGTGGCGGAACGCCCGGCTGGATTTCGACACCCTGCCCGATCTGCTGCGCTCGCTGACGGTGACGCCCCCGCGATCGGGCCTGAGCCTGACGGCGGAGGCGCTGGATGAGACCCTGCTGCGTCGCCTGATCAAGGACGAGGAAATCGCGCGCGTGGGGCGCTCGCGCGGGGCGGTCATGCGTCTGTGGGAGGCGTGCCAGTTGCCAGACTTCCAGAAGACGACGCTGGATGAACACGCCCGGCTGGCCAAGGATGTCTTCCATGCCCTGACCGGCAAGCGGGGCCGGCTGACCGACGAGTGGATGGCGCCGCGCTTCGCCTTCGTGGATCGTGACGACGGTCAGATCGACCAGCTGTCGGCGCGGCTGTCGGCGGTGCGCACCCTGTCCTACATCGCCAACCGGCCGGACTGGGTCCACGATGCGCAAGGCTGGCGCGACAAGACCCGCGCGCTGGAAGATCGGCTGTCCGACGTGCTGCACGAGCGGCTGACCGCCCGGTTCGTGGATCGCCGCACCACCGCCCTGATGCGAGCGTTGAACGTGCGCGAAGACACGTTTGCAGGCGTCGCCGAAGACGGCGAGGTCACGGTCGAGGGACAGGTCGTCGGCCAACTGGAAGGCGTGCGTTTCCAGATGGAGAAGGGCTCTTCGGCCCTGGAAGCCCGCACCCTGCGCCAGGCCGCCGTGCGTGCGGTGACGCCCGAGATCAATCGACGGCTGGGGCGTCTGGCGGCCGAGACCGACGACGGGTTTTCGGTCACGCCGGACGGAGCCGTTCTGTGGCGCGGCGTGCTGACGGCGCAGATCAATGCGACGCCGCAGGGGGTCGATCCCTTTACGCCCTCCGTGCGCCTGTTTGGCGATCTGGGACCGACGCCCGCGCGCGAGCGCGCCCAGCGCCGGATCGAAGCGTGGCTGGCGGCGGAAGCAGGCCGTGCGCTGCGCGATCTGCGACGGCTGCGTCAGGCGGTGGAGGCGGGAGCATTGAAGGGCCTGCCGCGCGGCATCGCCTTTCGCCTGATCGAGGCCGGCGGCGTGATCGACCGGCGCGAGGTCGAACGCGATCTGGCCGCGCTCAGTCAGGTCGAGCGCCGCACGCTGCGCAGTTTCGCCATCCGCATCGGGGTGCATTCGGTGTGGCTGCCCGGCCTTCAGAAGCCGCGCGCCCGCCATTTCGCCCAGACCTTCGTCGCCGCGCCGCTGATCCCGGCGACGCCCGATCTGATCCCCGCGCCGGTGGAGCCGCCCTCGGCGCGGCTGTTGTCCGCGCATGGATTGCGATTGGCGGGACGCTGGCTGGCGCCGGTCGAGACGCTGGAGAAGATGGCCGAGCTGCGGGCCGACAATCACGGCCGGCTGTCCGACGAGGCCCTGACCGATCTGGGCTGGCGCGCCGATCAGGCCAAACAGATCATCGCCGCCCTGAAGGTCGAACGCGCCCGCCTGCCCGACAAGCCGGGCGCAGCGCCGAAGATCGTCAAGGACTCGCCCTTCGCCGCCCTCGCCGCCCTGACGGAGGCTCCCCCGGCGCGGCCCAAGCGGCGTCGTCCGCGTCGAACGGTGAAGGCTTGA
- a CDS encoding RNA-binding S4 domain-containing protein, which translates to MNENACRIDIWLWRARFVKTRGLAAGLVERGAVRLTHQGRETRLDKPSRCVHVGDLLTFAQNGRVTSLKVEGLGERRGPAEEARALYSLTV; encoded by the coding sequence TTGAACGAGAACGCCTGTCGCATCGACATCTGGCTCTGGCGCGCGCGGTTCGTGAAGACGCGCGGCCTGGCGGCCGGTCTGGTGGAGCGGGGGGCGGTGCGGCTGACGCATCAGGGGCGCGAGACGCGGCTCGACAAGCCCAGCCGGTGCGTTCACGTCGGCGACTTGCTGACCTTCGCCCAGAACGGACGCGTCACCAGCCTGAAGGTCGAAGGGCTGGGCGAAAGGCGCGGACCCGCAGAGGAGGCCCGCGCCCTGTATTCGCTTACGGTATAA